Proteins encoded by one window of Lathyrus oleraceus cultivar Zhongwan6 chromosome 1, CAAS_Psat_ZW6_1.0, whole genome shotgun sequence:
- the LOC127114529 gene encoding F-box protein SKIP19 → MDLLPPLSPPSSVISSSNSNAVMDSGERNWPDLPRDIVLSIFVKLDLNDLLTHAYSVCTTWRNISKDPSLYRNISMPNLCSLKAFSDLEMLYRRAIDYSCGQTVDVSIEFLGTDDLLRHLANSASHLGRLRLELCYSVTDRGLCEVAEKFPYLEELDISISGLSHESLRAIGRCCPRLKTFKFNFKSYRHQGTENDHEAFAIANSMSGLCHLQLIGNKMTKDGLLAILDRCTQLESLDIRRCYNIDFIASLAKRCKEQIKYLHLPYDATDDMSVVSEGDLDRSSVDDYEFSYGSEISQYNSDDNYYDF, encoded by the exons ATGGATTTGTTACCACCGCTATCACCTCCATCTTCCGTTATTTCCTCATCGAATTCGAATGCAGTAATGGATTCCGGAGAGCGAAACTGGCCGGATCTTCCACGAGATATTGTATTGTCCATTTTCGTGAAGCTTGACCTAAACGATCTTCTTACTCATGCTTATAGTGTTTGCACCACCTGGCGCAACATCTCCAAGGACCCTTCCCTCTATCGCAACATCAGCATGCCCAATTTGTGTAGCCTTAAAGCTTTCTCTGATTTAGAGATGTTATACCGCCGCGCCATTGATTACAGCTGTGGCCAGACAGTTGATGTCTCCATCGAGTTTCTTGGTACCGATGATCTTCTCCGTCACCTCGCTAATTC TGCAAGTCATCTAGGACGTCTTCGTCTTGAATTATGCTATAGTGTAACAGATAGAGGATTGTGTGAAGTTGCTGAAAAGTTTCCTTATTTGGAAGAACTTGATATATCAATTAGTGGCTTATCTCATGAATCTTTGAGAGCCATTGGTCGATGTTGCCCTCGATTGAAAACCTTTAAATTCAACTTTAAATCTTACAGACATCAAGGCACTGAAAATGATCATGAAGCATTTGCTATTGCAAATTCCATGTCTGGGTTATGCCATCTTCAACTTATTGGAAACAAGATGACTAAGGATGGTTTGCTTGCTATTCTTGATCGTTGTACTCAACTGGAATCTCTTGACATTCGTCGGTGTTACAATATTGATTTTATAGCAAGTTTGGCAAAGAGATGTAAAGAACAAATCAAGTATTTACACCTTCCCTATGATGCTACTGATGACATGTCTGTAGTATCAGAGGGGGATTTAGATAGGTCGTCTGTCGATGATTATGAATTCTCATATGGGAGTGAAATTTCTCAATATAATTCTGATGATAATTATTATGACTTTTGA